A portion of the Juglans microcarpa x Juglans regia isolate MS1-56 chromosome 1D, Jm3101_v1.0, whole genome shotgun sequence genome contains these proteins:
- the LOC121250708 gene encoding 14-3-3-like protein GF14 kappa encodes MASLLTREQYVYMAKLAEQAERYEEMVQFMENLVTGSNQVAELTVEERNLLSVAYKNVIGSLRAAWRIVSSIEQKEEGRKNEEHVVLVKDYRSKVESELSTVCAGILRLLDSHLVPSASTGESKVFYLKMKGDYHRYMAEFKVGDERKTAAEETMLAYKAAQDIALADLAPTHPIRLGLALNFSVFYYEILNSSEKACGMAKQAFEEAIAELDTLGEESYKDSTLIMQLLRDNLTLWTSDMQEQIDEA; translated from the exons ATGGCTTCTTTACTGACTAGGGAGCAGTACGTGTACATGGCCAAGCTGGCGGAGCAAGCCGAGCGCTACGAGGAAATGGTCCAGTTCATGGAAAACCTTGTGACTGGCTCCAACCAGGTCGCCGAGCTCACTGTGGAGGAGCGCAACCTCCTCTCCGTCGCCTACAAGAACGTGATCGGCTCACTCCGGGCAGCTTGGCGCATCGTGTCCTCGATCGAGCAGAAGGAAGAGGGCCGCAAGAACGAGGAGCACGTCGTCCTCGTCAAGGACTATCGGTCCAAGGTCGAGTCGGAGCTCTCAACCGTCTGCGCTGGGATTCTGAGGCTGCTCGACTCGCATCTGGTGCCGTCGGCATCCACAGGGGAGTCCAAGGTGTTTTATCTGAAGATGAAGGGCGATTATCATCGCTATATGGCTGAGTTCAAGGTTGGGGATGAGAGGAAAACCGCGGCTGAGGAGACTATGCTGGCTTACAAAGCGGCTcag GATATAGCACTTGCAGATCTTGCTCCGACACACCCTATAAGGCTGGGGCTGGCACTTAACTTCTCTGTCTTTTACTATGAGATCCTAAACTCATCAGAGAAAGCTTGTGGCATGGCAAAGCAG GCCTTTGAGGAAGCTATTGCTGAGCTGGACACATTAGGCGAGGAGTCCTACAAGGATAGCACTCTCATCATGCAATTGCTGAGGGACAACCTTACACTTTGGACTTCAGATATGCAG GAGCAGATCGATGAAGCATAA